TAGCGAGCGCCCCTATGGTTTAGAAGGTGGCGAAGAAGGGCAGTGTGGGGAGCAATATATAGAGCGTAAAAATGAGCAAGGTAAGGTAGAACGGGTTTTGCTGGCAGGCATCGATGGTTTAGATGTAAATGCAGGCGATAAATTGGTAATTAAAACTCCCGGAGGTGGAGGTTTTGGTAAAACAGAGTCTTAGAGCTTGTTTAAACTTTCGCATTTAGCGTAATTTTCGATGAATTTTAAAAAAGCTCTTAGAAAAACGTATACATAAAATACTTTATAATCAATAGTGTAAGGAGGTCATTTTGTCCTCCTTTTTTTAATTCTTTAATTCAAAGGTGTCAAACCTTCTTGTTTGTCCAGCCCCTGGCCTCTGTTGCCATATTTTTTTAGTAACTTTCTTAAGTATTCAATGCCGTAATTACCCACCCTGGTAATCATATTATAGGCTTCTTCATCGTCTAGCCCTTCTACCTCACGTATTACTTTTAGGCAAGTCCAACTATGATATAAGGTAAAAGCTACCCCAAATAGTTGGTCGTTGATACGTAGTAAATCTTCATAAAACTCTGGTATTCTGTAGATGGGTACCTCCATAATAGGAGCCACTACCTGAATATAAGCGCGCTTTTCCCGGTCTATATGCCACACATCTATCCATACGGTAATATCACCCCGTTTGAGGTCCCAATGACCCTCGGTGTCTTTAGAGCGGCAATTCACCGGATCAACCCCCAAACGGTGTATACAGTTCTCAACAATACCATAGTAGTATTTAAGATTATTTTTCATAAAGAATTTTATTAATTCAGATGTCAATGTATAAAATTATGAGGAATGATCGAAACATAGAACTTGGGTATTTCGCAAGAGGGATAGAGCGGCGTTTACGGGAAAGGTATCGCCTGATAAGGTGATTGCTGCTGTTGAAGAAGGTCATAAGTTGAATCATTGCTTGGTCTAAAAACGAAAAGAGCGCTGGAAAAGTTATGCCTGAATGGAGAGTTTTATTTAGCAAAACAGCGTACATACCAACAAAGCCTTGCCTGATATAAAATATCGGGCAAGGTGGTTTAAACAAGCCCTTATTCCTTTATCCAAATCATTAGGCTTTTGCCCTTGAGTTTCAGCGAGTGAACTTTGTTACCTAAGAGGTTTTTACCTACCCCTTTTTTGAGCTGTACTTGTTGGGTATTGGCAACGGGTTTCCATTGGCCAGCCGGCAAAGTTACCTCTGTAAAAGTATAAGGCTGAGCACCTACATTGAGCAATACCAACACCTTTTTATCTACCAAATAACCTAATACATCTTCGCGGTTTTTGGGGGCAAACCATTGGTAATACCCCTCAGGCACTGCCTTTGCCACCCTAAATACTTTGCCTGTTTCTGAAAGCCTCAAAGTGTTCATTCCTTGCCAAAAGGCATACATATTTTGGTAATCATTCTTGTTTTGGCCTCTAGGCTTTTGCCCTACGGTTTGCCATAAAAAATGATTGGCGTTGCGGTGGTTATAAGTATCGCGGTAGCCGTGCATATATACTTTGTACCCTGCTTTGGTTTGTTTCACTACTTCCTTGAGTGGGGCAACAGCTTTGCTTCGCATGATCTCCGATCCTCCGTGGGTCACAATAGGTCCTAGCGTAGTATAGAGCAAAGTTACGGCTATTTTATACGCTGCCTCGTCTACCTCATATCTGCCATCAAAGTTTTTCCCAAACTGATCGGCCAAGGCAAAATTATCGTGAATATCAAGGTAACTAATGCCACTCAAGGGCGTTTTGTCATCAGTAAACTGGTTGGCGAGCCCCTTCATTACATTGGCGCGTTCGCTAAATTTACCTCCTGCCCAGCCCCGATCTTTTTTGGGATCTTTCAGTTCAAACACGGGTCCTTTGAAAGCATTGCGCAACTCGTCCTGAAAAAAAGTAATGGGGGCATCCTCCTTGTACCAATCCCAATCGGGGTTGTTTTCAAAGTGAGGGTCATTCGAGCCAATCCAAGCCTCACCATATACAATCTTATCAGGGTCAATGGCAGCCTTGAGCGCTATCAGGGTTTGCTGGTCTATTTGTCCGGCAAGGTCAATCCTAAAACCATCAATCCCAAACTCTTTGATATAATGTTGGCACTGGTCAATTAGCCAGCGTTGCACCATCGGTCGGTTTTCTGTTTTTACCTCGTTGCCGTAGGCGCCAATATGCTTAAAGTTTTTGGTGCGATAGTAATACTGCTTGCCCAAAGCGTTGAAATGAAAGTTCCAGAAGTTTCCGTCCATATTTTCGGCGGTGTGGTTGGGCACAATATCTATAATCACGGCAATGCCCTTGTCGTGAAAAGCCTGCACCAAATCTCTAAACTCTTCGCGTTCTTTGCCTGGCTCGCTGCCCTTACTGCGGTAACGCGACTCTACCGCAAAAGCGTGAGAAGTACGGTAGCCCCACTGATAGTTTTCATGGCTTATTCCCTGTGCCTTCATATAAGCATCGTTGCCAAAAGAGGCTTGCCAGTCTTTGGTCGGAAAATGCAAATACTCTTGTACCGGCATCAGGTGCACGGTGTTGATGCCCAAGTCGAGCAAATAATCAAACCCTATTTTTTTGCCCCGTTTGTTGCGTAGCCCAGGGGTTATCATGGCCTTGAACGTTCCCTTATGGGCGCGTTTTACGGGCAACAAGTCAGTGAAGTCTTGTACGTGTACCTCATACGCAATCACGTCTTCCATTGCCGGAATTCCATTTTTGAGCGGGGTAGCGGGTTGAGTGCGTCGCCAGATCCTGGTTTTGCCCCAGGTGTCGTCGCTTACCCTGGCATAAGGGTCGCTGATGTGCACGGGGTTGGTTTCATAAAAATGATTGCCTGGCTCTTGGGCACCGTGTACAGTAAAGTCATAATACACCCCATGCAAATCTTCAGGGATGATGATCTCCCACACTCCATTTGGGTCTTGTTGGAGGTTTTCTACCCGATAGGCTTTTTTGTCTAGCCTGCCCTTATACAAGTAAAGCTTGACTTGATCGGCACGGGGCGAAAAAATTCTGATGCTGGTTTTGCCCTGATCAATATTGGCGCCTAGCTCTTTGGTAGAAAAAGCCTCGCGAAACCAGCCATCAAACGAGCAATGGGTTTTGAGCTTAAGCGAAGGAATTTCTAAAAAATATACCCGTTTTTTGTTCAGTACTTTAGCAGGAGTGATAAGGGTAGAGCGGGCGCCATTGGGCAATACGCCTGCTATTGGAATAACCTTGCCTTGGGCATCGGTCAGGCGATAGTCTTGGGGGCGCAAAGGGCGTTTGGGGGCTTTTACCTCTGCCCATATCAGGCAGTTGCTCCTGATTTCAGCTTTGAGCCCTAGTTGGGTACTTTGGAGCATAAACACCAGGTCACTGCCTTTTTTATTCTTAGCTTTTGCCGGGGGATTTAGCCATTCACCCTTATTTATCCTAAACTTAAACTTTGTATTGGGGCCAATGACCTTAAAGTCGCTGTTGTCAAAAGTAAGCAACCATTGTTGCCCGGTTTTTTTAAGTTGCCATTGTTCCAGGTCCTTGTCCCACTTTCTAAACTCCCCCGTCACCACTACTCTTTGTGGTTTGACCTGATAAAGAGTTTCATCGAATATAAAAGTAGTATGATCGCCAAAAACGGCATAGCCTTGTTGTTTTTGCACACCAGTAAACGATTGGGCAAACAGCCAAGGGCTTATAAACATATAAAATAATAAAGTATGAAATGCAGTGATATTTTTCATGAATGGTGTAATTGCTTTTTTACCTCGAATATACATAACAGAAGCTTTGATTGAAATATAGAAGAACACTTAGCAGAGTTTTATTCAATAGAGTGGCAGTATTTAACAAAATAATGAAAGGCGAAACTAATACCGATGAATTTTTTATTTTAGCTTTTAATGTAGTGTATGTTTTGGTTAGAAAAAGCATCGTATGGAAGATAAGCAATGTCAAACCGAAGAAGTATTATCAACTCCCTTAAGCATCAGCTTGTATATATTATGGGTAGCGTTTTGGGCATTGATGATGTATTATGATTATACCCATATAGTCCCTTATCTATACAATACTTCCTCTTTTTGGTTCAACGCTGGGTTGTATGGCGAACCATACTCTTTGGTGTGGGTATTGTCTATGTTTGCGGCATTATTTGCAGTAGCTCCTTTGCGCCAAGGCAAAATGTTGGGTTTGTTGGGAGGCGTATTGTTTGTGGTAGTACTTCTGAAGCCGTTTACAATAGCAGAAGTTCCCCGTCAAACAGCAAAGGGCTTTATCGTAACACATCAAGTATTGCTAGAGCAAATTGTACAAGCCCATGCTCAACCAAAAGCATCGCAAACAATTGATATGAATAGAGAAGTAACACGCCTGGGCTTTGATAATTTTTATGTGAGCAATGGCTTATATCACTTTTCATCTTTGGCAGGGGTGGGCGAGAGCGCGGGGTTTTTATGGGCACAAGGAGATTTAGTTTGCCCATATAGATATTGCCAAAAAGTAGCAAAAAATTGGTATGTTTACTCTACA
This window of the Microscilla marina ATCC 23134 genome carries:
- a CDS encoding YbjN domain-containing protein; its protein translation is MKNNLKYYYGIVENCIHRLGVDPVNCRSKDTEGHWDLKRGDITVWIDVWHIDREKRAYIQVVAPIMEVPIYRIPEFYEDLLRINDQLFGVAFTLYHSWTCLKVIREVEGLDDEEAYNMITRVGNYGIEYLRKLLKKYGNRGQGLDKQEGLTPLN
- a CDS encoding alpha-amylase family glycosyl hydrolase, producing the protein MKNITAFHTLLFYMFISPWLFAQSFTGVQKQQGYAVFGDHTTFIFDETLYQVKPQRVVVTGEFRKWDKDLEQWQLKKTGQQWLLTFDNSDFKVIGPNTKFKFRINKGEWLNPPAKAKNKKGSDLVFMLQSTQLGLKAEIRSNCLIWAEVKAPKRPLRPQDYRLTDAQGKVIPIAGVLPNGARSTLITPAKVLNKKRVYFLEIPSLKLKTHCSFDGWFREAFSTKELGANIDQGKTSIRIFSPRADQVKLYLYKGRLDKKAYRVENLQQDPNGVWEIIIPEDLHGVYYDFTVHGAQEPGNHFYETNPVHISDPYARVSDDTWGKTRIWRRTQPATPLKNGIPAMEDVIAYEVHVQDFTDLLPVKRAHKGTFKAMITPGLRNKRGKKIGFDYLLDLGINTVHLMPVQEYLHFPTKDWQASFGNDAYMKAQGISHENYQWGYRTSHAFAVESRYRSKGSEPGKEREEFRDLVQAFHDKGIAVIIDIVPNHTAENMDGNFWNFHFNALGKQYYYRTKNFKHIGAYGNEVKTENRPMVQRWLIDQCQHYIKEFGIDGFRIDLAGQIDQQTLIALKAAIDPDKIVYGEAWIGSNDPHFENNPDWDWYKEDAPITFFQDELRNAFKGPVFELKDPKKDRGWAGGKFSERANVMKGLANQFTDDKTPLSGISYLDIHDNFALADQFGKNFDGRYEVDEAAYKIAVTLLYTTLGPIVTHGGSEIMRSKAVAPLKEVVKQTKAGYKVYMHGYRDTYNHRNANHFLWQTVGQKPRGQNKNDYQNMYAFWQGMNTLRLSETGKVFRVAKAVPEGYYQWFAPKNREDVLGYLVDKKVLVLLNVGAQPYTFTEVTLPAGQWKPVANTQQVQLKKGVGKNLLGNKVHSLKLKGKSLMIWIKE